From Catenulispora sp. EB89, the proteins below share one genomic window:
- a CDS encoding amidohydrolase family protein, with the protein MTGNTDGAARYTVISADGHAGADLLDYRPYLESRYHDEFDAWAAAYVNPYEDLLHGDAERNWDSARRQADLERDGIVAEVLFPNTIPPFYPSMSLGAQQPSAEEYELRWAGLRAHNRWMADFCAQTPGRRAGTCQVLLGDMDDAVGEVRWAREHGLFGGVLLPGTPPGTSVPQLYSDVYEPLWAVCEELDMPINHHAGSASPEIGQEPAGRAVFMMEITWFAHRALWHLIYGGAFKRHPRLKFVLTEQGSGWVPGVLEMLDYYHRALVRRMSSVMHDAGAVTAESRFGAGIAEAVGLAPSEYWKRNFYLGASFMRPDEVPLRHAIGLEKLMWGGDYPHDEGTFPYSREALRNSFAGLPHAEIAAIVGGNAARVYGFDLAALDPVAAAVGPTTAEIDEPLKQAPADATSPTFGTDSVIRVW; encoded by the coding sequence ATGACCGGGAACACCGATGGCGCAGCGCGGTACACCGTCATCTCCGCCGACGGCCACGCCGGCGCCGACCTGCTGGACTACCGGCCCTATCTGGAGTCGAGGTACCACGACGAGTTCGACGCGTGGGCCGCGGCGTACGTGAACCCCTACGAAGACCTCCTGCACGGCGACGCCGAGCGCAACTGGGACTCCGCACGCCGCCAGGCCGACCTGGAGCGCGACGGCATCGTCGCCGAAGTGCTGTTCCCCAACACCATCCCGCCCTTCTACCCGAGCATGTCGCTCGGCGCGCAGCAGCCGAGCGCCGAAGAGTACGAACTCCGCTGGGCCGGCCTGCGCGCCCACAACCGCTGGATGGCCGACTTCTGCGCGCAGACCCCCGGCCGCCGCGCCGGCACCTGCCAGGTCCTGCTCGGCGACATGGACGACGCGGTCGGCGAAGTCCGCTGGGCCCGCGAGCACGGCCTGTTCGGCGGCGTCCTGCTGCCCGGGACGCCGCCGGGGACGTCGGTCCCGCAGCTGTACTCGGACGTCTACGAACCGCTGTGGGCGGTCTGCGAAGAGCTCGACATGCCGATCAACCACCACGCGGGCTCGGCGTCCCCGGAGATCGGCCAGGAGCCGGCCGGTCGCGCGGTCTTCATGATGGAGATCACCTGGTTCGCGCACCGCGCGCTGTGGCACCTGATCTACGGCGGCGCCTTCAAACGCCACCCCCGCCTCAAGTTCGTGCTCACCGAGCAGGGTTCCGGCTGGGTGCCCGGCGTCCTGGAGATGCTCGACTACTACCACCGCGCGCTGGTGCGCCGGATGAGCTCGGTGATGCATGACGCCGGCGCGGTCACCGCCGAGAGCCGGTTCGGCGCCGGGATCGCCGAGGCGGTCGGCCTGGCGCCGAGCGAGTACTGGAAGCGGAACTTCTACCTCGGCGCCTCCTTCATGCGGCCCGACGAGGTGCCGCTCCGGCATGCCATCGGGCTGGAGAAGCTGATGTGGGGCGGTGACTACCCGCACGACGAGGGCACCTTCCCGTACTCGCGCGAGGCGCTGCGCAACTCCTTCGCCGGCCTGCCGCACGCGGAGATCGCCGCGATCGTCGGCGGCAACGCGGCCCGGGTCTACGGATTCGACCTCGCCGCGCTCGACCCGGTCGCGGCGGCGGTCGGCCCGACCACCGCGGAGATCGACGAGCCGCTGAAGCAGGCGCCCGCGGACGCCACCTCGCCGACCTTCGGCACCGACAGCGTGATCCGGGTGTGGTGA
- a CDS encoding amidohydrolase family protein — protein MPELDNSPYVVISSDCHAGLPTEEYRTYIEAKYHPAFDDFLAEQAARVEAATKLGVRNPEFARNWFEEHEEGLRGGWDSAQRDKELDADGVTAEVIFPDADAVESTTAAPFGVGLTFSGGLDQELALVGARAHNRWLAELCAHSPERRRGVALVPITGDVDAAVAEIRRARDSGLGAVMIPAMWEDKAPYHDRRYDPVWAACEELQMPVATHSGVAPRDEYGDHLGIYVSEVTWWPARPIWFLIWSGVFERFPGLKFGVTEAGCWWAPNLLWFMDRLFLGAHAAAKLTPFEEVKRPPSEYFDRNCFIGATNTKRRELAHRYEIGIDNMLWGNDFPHPEGTWPNSRKWLRTTFHDLPVDETRRMLGLAAAEVYGFDLAKLQPVAERVNLRPSDLGQSGDEAAGWAAAREVGRHWLTGNDFPVIGYGATLGGHRTEGVGPEVS, from the coding sequence ATGCCAGAGCTCGACAACAGCCCCTACGTCGTCATCTCCTCCGACTGCCACGCCGGCCTGCCGACCGAGGAGTACCGCACCTACATCGAAGCCAAGTACCACCCGGCTTTCGACGACTTCCTGGCCGAGCAGGCGGCCCGCGTCGAGGCCGCGACCAAGCTCGGCGTCCGCAACCCCGAGTTCGCCCGGAACTGGTTCGAGGAACACGAAGAAGGCCTGCGCGGCGGCTGGGACTCCGCGCAGCGCGACAAGGAGCTCGACGCCGACGGCGTGACCGCCGAGGTGATCTTCCCGGACGCCGACGCCGTGGAGTCCACCACCGCCGCGCCCTTCGGCGTCGGCCTGACCTTCTCCGGCGGCCTGGACCAGGAGCTGGCGCTGGTCGGGGCTCGCGCGCACAATCGCTGGCTGGCCGAGCTGTGCGCGCACTCGCCGGAGCGGCGCCGCGGCGTGGCCCTGGTGCCGATCACCGGCGACGTGGACGCCGCGGTCGCCGAGATCCGCCGGGCCAGGGACTCCGGGCTCGGGGCGGTGATGATCCCGGCGATGTGGGAGGACAAGGCGCCGTATCACGACCGCCGCTACGACCCGGTCTGGGCGGCCTGCGAAGAGCTCCAGATGCCGGTCGCGACCCACTCCGGCGTGGCCCCGCGCGACGAGTACGGCGACCACCTGGGTATCTACGTCTCTGAGGTGACCTGGTGGCCGGCCCGGCCGATCTGGTTCCTGATCTGGTCCGGGGTGTTCGAGCGCTTCCCGGGTCTGAAGTTCGGCGTCACCGAGGCCGGCTGCTGGTGGGCGCCGAACCTGCTGTGGTTCATGGACCGGCTGTTCCTCGGCGCGCACGCCGCCGCCAAGCTCACGCCGTTCGAGGAGGTGAAGCGGCCGCCGAGCGAGTACTTCGACCGCAACTGCTTCATCGGCGCGACCAACACCAAGCGCCGCGAGCTGGCGCACCGGTACGAGATCGGGATCGACAACATGCTGTGGGGGAACGACTTCCCGCATCCCGAGGGCACCTGGCCGAACTCGAGGAAATGGCTCAGGACCACGTTCCACGACCTCCCGGTCGACGAGACGCGCCGGATGCTCGGCCTGGCCGCCGCCGAGGTGTACGGGTTCGACCTCGCCAAGCTCCAGCCCGTCGCCGAGCGCGTCAACCTGCGGCCGAGCGACCTCGGCCAGTCCGGCGACGAGGCGGCCGGCTGGGCTGCCGCCCGCGAGGTCGGCCGGCACTGGCTCACCGGCAACGACTTCCCGGTCATCGGCTACGGCGCCACCCTCGGCGGCCACCGCACCGAGGGCGTCGGACCGGAGGTGTCGTGA